The following is a genomic window from Psychrobacter immobilis.
TTTAAGCCTTGCCGATGATAAACCAGAAGGTACTGCGCGTACCAAGCTTGCACCTGTAAGTACCGTTGCTGAGACTTTAAATCCTAAGCGTTACGCAGGATTTGATAAAGGCGCGCTCAAAAACACCTTGACCAAAGCACAATACAATATCACGCAAGATGCCGGTACTGAGCGCGCCTTTAGCCATGAATATGATAATTTATTTGCGCCGGGTATCTATGTCGATGTGGTGAGCGGTGAGCCTTTATTTTTATCAACTGATAAATACCAATCTGGCTGTGGTTGGCCAAGCTTTACCAAGCCGATTGACATGCAAGTCATTACCCAGCATGAAGACACCGCTTTTAATATGGTACGCACTGAAGTTCGCTCGCGAGTAGCAGACTCACATCTGGGTCATGTATTCCCTGATGGGCCAAAAGATCGTGGCGGGCTGCGCTATTGTATCAATGGCGGGGCGCTACAGTTTATTCCAGTCGATGTGATGCCGCAGTCAGGCTATGCGCCATTAGTGAAGTTGGTTAAGCCTGCAAAACCTTAATTATTAATACTGATAATCGACTTTATATAGAGACGTTAAGATAATTCTTAGCGTCTTTTTTATGATTGATGCCTTGAGCATAATTACTATCACAGCATGATGGTTCGTTTTATTATCGTTGTATTTTTGCTGTTATAGCCGTTGAATTATGAAAAACCAACCAAACTTCGTTATACTCAAAAGCTGAGCGTTTTCTATTATTAATACTTTTATCATCTAGCGCCGTAAAACCACGTCCTTCTAGGGCATGGATATCAGGCGTCAACCGTTGTCACCTAGGATTGAACATACCTTGATAACCAAATACATTGAGATCATAATTACCCCATGAAAACGCTCAAACTACGCATCAAAGACAAACATGCCACTCAGCTAAATATCTTAGCGGGGTCGGTTAACTTTGTCTGGAATTACGTCAATGAGCTAAGTTTTAAACACCTCAAGCGTACTGGTCAATTCTTTTCGGCTTATGATTTGGCTACTTACACCAAAGGTGCGGGTGAATATCTAAACCTACACAGCCAAACCTTACAAGCAGTGACCGAAACCCATGCCAAGGCTCGTAAACAGTTTAAAAAAGCCAAACTCAACTGGCGCACCAATAATCTTAAAGCCAAACGTAGTTCTCTTGGTTGGATTCCGTTTAAAAAGACCGCTATTAAGCATATCAGCACCCGCCAAAGTGGTAAAAAGTGTCTAAAAAGCACCCTGCAATTCAGCTTAGCTAAAGGTAAAAAACTCACTATTGACCTATGGGACAGCTATAACTTAGCGCTCTACACCATCAATACTTGCGAATTGGTACAGGACCATCGCGGTCACTGGTACGTCTGTGTGACGGTTAAAGAATTTCCAAAAACAGCGTGTGGCACTGGTCAAGTCGGTATTGATTTAGGTTGCAAAGATTCAGCAGTCAGTAGTGATGGCGACAAACTACAAACCAAAGTCACTCATCAATATGCTGAAAAACTGGCCATTGCTCAAAGAGCTAAGAATAAAAAGCGGGTCAAGGCCATTCACGCCAAGATTAAAAATACCCGTCAAGACCTTATTCATAAATTCACATCAAAGCTTGTCAAAGCCAACAGCCTAATTGTTGTTGGTAAAATAAAATCAACATCATTCACTAAGGGCAAACTTGCCAAATCCGTCTATGACGCAGGTTGGTTTGAAATTAAGCGGCAACTGGATTATAAATGCGCGAACGCAGGTTGCCACTATATCGAAGTGAATGAAGCGTACACCACCCAAACCTGCTCGTGTTGCGGCTCTCGCCAAGACAGTCCGAAAGGTAGATCAGCGCTTGGTATAAGAGTATGGTTTTGTCGTTCTTGTAAAACGACCCATAACAGAGATGTTAATGGAGCAAAAAACATTCTCGCGGTCGGGCTTGGCCGTCTTTAGTAGGAATCCCCCTCCTTTGAGGGCGGGGAGGAAGTCAAAGTTATGTATACCTATTTCGTCGCTGGATTTGTTTGGCGGCTTTTCATTTTTGTATTTAAGGCTGTAACATGACCGTTACTCATACCTCTAAACCTTTCGAACCTATTATTACCTCTTTACTCGATAATGATTTATATAAATTTACGATGCTGCAAGCCATGCTGCATCAGTTTCCACAGACACATGGTGTGTATCGCTTTCGCTGCCGTAATAATAAAGACACGCTGTATCCATTGGCTGATATTAAAGATGATCTAGAGCAGCAGTTAGACAATTTATGTGAATTACGATTTTTAGAGGATGAACTAGAGTACTTACGTGGTTTGCGCTTTATGCGCTCAGACTTCGTTGACTATCTAGAATTGTTTAAGTTGAAACGTCGTTTTATTACCGTCAGTACGGATGATAAAGGTCGCTTATTTATCGATATCGAAGGACCGATGATTCAAGCGATGTTCTTTGAAGTGTTTGTACTCGCCATCGTTAATGAGCTGTATTTTGATGCGCTATCGAATGCCAGTGTGATTGAAGAAGGGCAGCGCAGATTGGATGAAAAAGTCACATTGTTGCATCAATATGCGACAGAGCAGGCAAAATGTGATGCTAATACCCCGCCATTAATTATCGCTGATTTTGGTACTCGTAGACGTTTTAGCAAAGCTTGGCAAGCCCATGTGGTTGAGACTTTGCATAAAGCGGAACCAAAAATAGTGAGCGGTACTTCCAACGTGTATTTAGCAAAAAAGCTGGGAATGACGCCAATCGGTACGATGGCACATGAATTTATGCAGGCATTTCAGGCTTTGGATGTGCGTTTACGTGATTCACAAAAAGCGGCGCTTGAAGCGTGGGTGCATGAGTATCGAGGCGATTTGGGTATTGCGCTGACCGATGTCGTTGGGATGGATGCGTTTTTACGTGACTTTGATTTGTATTTCGCTAAGCTGTTTGATGGTTTACGTCACGATAGCGGTGACCCGTATATCTGGGGTGATAAGGCGATTGCTCATTATAAAAATCTTAAAATAGACCCAAGAACCAAGATTTTAACCTTTAGTGATGGCTTAGATTTGGATAAAGCTTGGGATTTACATCAGTATTTTAAAGGTCAAATAAAGACCAGCTTTGGTATTGGTACCAACCTCACCAATGATATGGGTATCACCCCGATAAATATTGTCTTAAAATTGGTGGAATGCAATGGGCAGCCAGTCGCTAAACTGTCAGACAGTCCAGGCAAGACCATGATTAATAACGACACGTATCTTGCCTATTTGCGCCAAGTATTTGAAGTCGACGAGCCTGAATAGAATTGACTTAACTTAACTGTCGCTATTCTCTGTTTTATCTTCTTCTTCAGCAAAAGCGGCATCTAGTGCTTGCTGTACCGCATTGATACGGGTTTCGCAAACGCGATAAGCAGCAATCGACTCTTCAACAGTCGTCATCAGATTATCAATATCTGGCTCATCTTGTTGCTGTAATTCAGCGGCATTGGTTTTTAGAATATCATAAGCCGCTTTAAAGGTTTTTGGGGCGGCTTTTTTGCGTTTGCGAGTAGGGGTTGTCATAAGGTTTCCTAATTTTAAAATAAAGTCTTTGATTAAGTTGAATCGACGGTAGGTTGTACTTCTTATTTATTAATATTTACGTCAATAATCTGTGCTTTTGCTTTACCGTCTTTTAAGAGAATGTGCACCGTTTGTTCTGGATGGAGCTGCGTACCGCTGGTCAGTATTTGCTTGTCTTTTGCATCAGTAAGCATGGTATAGCCTTGCTTGAGCACCCGAGAAGGACGGTGCAGGAGCACAATATCACGCAGATGTTCGCTATCACGCTGTGCTTGTATTAACTGCTGCTGTGCGGAATGCATAATCGTTTTTTGGTTATTTTGACTGGCGCTAGCAGCCACTGTTAACTGCTGATAGGCAGCCGCTTGAGTCTGTGTGCGTAGCTCGCTGGTGAGTCTGGCGGCTTGCTTGACTTGGCGCTGAGCGCTTTGCTGAATACTACGCCACGCATAATCACTGTCTTTTTGCAGAGCGGTTAATTGACCAATTGTTTGTGATTGTATTTGGCTCAACTGGCGTGTCGTTTGTTGTGCAGCGGTGCTTAATTGACGCTGAGCAGCTTGTTTTATTTGCGCTTGGTATTGCAGCGTTTGAGTGACGAGCTGGGCTAAATGCGTCATGATAGCGGCAATCACCTTTGATGGGGTATCAAAGCTAGTATGCGCGACTTCATCTAAGATCACTTTATCACGCTCGTGACCAATGCCAACCCAGACAGGGATAGGCTGCTCGGCAACCAATGCTGCCAATTCATAATCATTTAGATAGGCTAAATCACCGACCGCACCGCCGCCACGAATAATGACTAATAAGTCTGGCAGGTGCTTATAAGTATCAAAAAACTGCTGCTGGGCGTTAACGATTGCTTGGCGGATCTCGCTTGGCGCATGATTACCCTGAAAGGTCGCATTATGATAATGGAAATGACAGGCACCTGTGCGCGCTAAGCGATCAGCGTCGGCTTGAAAATCGCCTAATCCAGCGGCTTTTTCAGGGGCAATGACCAGCACATGCTCAATATCAAATGGAACAGGCAGCTGTTGATTCAGGTTTAATAAGCCTTCTCCCGTCAAGCGGTCGACCATCTCTGCATACTGCCGCGCCAAGTCGCCTAACGTGTAGCTAGGGTCAATATCTTCAATAGTGAGAGAGAAGCCATATTGCGCATGGAAGCCTGCGGATACTTTGAGCAATACTGTCAAATCACGATCAAGGGGCATGCCAGTTGCGCGCTCAAATTTTGCTAAGACGCGTGCTGCTTTAAAGCGCCAAAGATTGCCGCGGCAACTAGCAATGACCTTACCGTCATCATCTTTTTCTGCCAATTCAAAGTAATAATGCCCGCCTTTACTAGATAGATTGCGAATCTCTGCTTTTACCCATACACGGTGGTTAAAGGTCTGTTTGATAACCATATCAACGGCTGATAAATAGTCACTCAACCGCAGAACGGTATCTTCTAAATTGACTTCTATATTGTTTTCTTGCTCAGCTAACTCGGCTTCCAAGGTCGCTAAATCTTTAGCAGGCGCTAATACCTTAGCTGGTTTCATATTTGACAGGTTGGGTTTGCGCATAATAATAGACCAAAAGTGAGGGAGCTTAAAAACGAGCTGTTTATAGAATAAGAGTCATAAAAAATCAGAAAGGATAGTTTACCCCAAAAGCGAGCACACAAAAAGAGAAGCCAACCAGTCAGCGACTAATATATTCTTATCGCTGATTGGTTCGCTAAATACTTTGTTAAATAACAAGATACTTTATTAAATAACGAGCCGCCAAATAAGTGCTTTATGAAATAATAATTATTTTATTGGCAACGAAAGTTGATTTTATACTCGTAATCGTCATCACGTGATAAGTTCGGCGAGCCCGTACCAAGGATCGTACCGAGGACGGCACTGGCTTGCCCAATCATCCGACCGGTATTTTCATCTAAAATACCGTTATAAGTGACTTTGTCATCGACGATAATAACTTGCTTACCTCTGCAAGTCTTTTGTGCGCTGTCTATCGCATTTTGCTGTGCTTTTACTTTGCTATCGGCGATGCCAGTCGTCTCATAAATAGAGTTTGCACGCTGGATAACTGGTGATGAAGGCGTAGTTTGGCAAGCACTTAGGGCGAGTGCTGCCGCCAAAGTAGCAGTCAGTGCAGCGGTTTTATTAATAGTATTCATAAACGATTCCTAATGTCTGTCAGTCATATATAAAGTTGAATATCACAGCAAAGTTGAGGATACGCCATGCACGTATCCGTCCATAGGTGGCTCAACAACTATGATGAATCTACCCTATTCGGCTCTGGGGTGTCTAGTCGGTTATTGTGTGCGGTATTGCAGAGACCGCACATATTCATCATATATTCATAGGCGACGTTTACTTATGATGAGCGAAAATGAAAATAAGCGGTACTATGACACAGCAAATCACTTGAAATATAAACCATATCTAGGATAATTGACCTATTCATTTTTAATCAATAAGTAATTTTATGCCATTAATTCCTGCTCCTGCTGGCGTGCTCGAAGTCGACGCGCTTTGGCAACAAGATAATCCTAACAATCCAAATACCGATACAGTGGCGTTACTGTGTCATCCCAATCCGTTATTCGACGGCACGATGAATAATAAAGTGGTAACGACGATGTATCGCTTTGCTCGTGATAATGGTATGCACGTGGTACGCTTTAACTTTCGCGGTGTCGGGCAGTCGACTGGCGAGCACGATTATGCGGATGGTGAAGTCGTAGATGCAATGACCGTGCTACAATGGATTGCAGAGCAAACCAATGCGCGCAAGTTATGGTTGGGTGGTTTTTCTTTTGGCGGTTATGTGACAGCACGGGTGGCTGAGCAGGTACTTGAAGCCCCTCATATTTGGGGGCTAGGCGATTTTGAGATTACTAAAATCGCCCTTATTGCTCCATCCGTTGAAAAAAATAACAGCAGTGATATAAGCTTGCCAGCCGATAAAACTTTTGAGATTTATGGCAATGCTGATGAAGTGATTGACCCTGATAATATGCAAGCATTTGCGGAGCGATTAGGAATTGCTGTCAGCGTTGTAGAGGGCGCAGGGCACTTTTTTCATGGACGTCTGTCAGAGTTGAAAGGCTTATTAGAAAAGCATACCTTTGGTAGCGACGCTTAGTTGTTACCTAGTAATATTAGGATAGAGAACCGCTATCAAGTCATGAGCTCTGATCGCTTTACTTTGACGAGTTCATGCAGAATCAACCATTACCTTACTATTTATTTTGTCTAATGATGAGTCGTATTATGAGTTTATCTCCATTGCAACGTTACGAGCAAGCCGTCAGTACAGATGAGTTTACTCGAGATGAGCAGCAATTTAAGGCCATGAGCTATCTTGATGAGATACATCATCAGCTCATCAATAGTGCGCCACAGAAGAAAAGCTTTTTTGGCTTTTTAAAGTCCAAGCCGACAGCACCAACGGGGTTGTATATGTGGGGCGGGGTAGGTCGTGGTAAAACATGGATGATGGACATGTTTTATGATTCATTGACCATTGATCGCAAGATGCGTCTGCATTTTCATCATTTCATGCAGCGCGTTCATCAAGAGCTAAACAAGCTGCAAGGTGAGAGTGACCCATTAGAAAAAGTCGCCGACATCATTTATGCAGAAGCGGTTATTATCTGTTTCGATGAGTTCTTTGTTTCTAACGTTTCTGATGCCATGATTTTGGGTGATTTATTTACCATGCTGTTCAATCGTGGTATTACATTGGTCGCCACCTCAAATATTGAGCCATCAGGATTGTATAAAGACGGCTTACATCGTGACCGTTTTATGCCCGCTATCGCTGAAGTAGAGCGTCATACTACGGTGATGAATATCGATTCTGGTATCGACTATCGTTTGCGCGTATTGCAGCAGGCAGAGCTATATGAGTCGCCTATGACGAAAGCGAATCATCATTGGTTAGCCAACCGTTTTGCCAGTTTATCCAATAACCAAAAAATCAGTAATGAGCCAATTACGATTAATGGTCGCGAAATTAGAATTAATGCTCGCACTGAGGATATTTTATTCTGTGATTTCCGTCATTTATGTATGGAGCCACGATCAGCATCTGATTTCATCGAAATCGCCAAGCAGTTCAGCACAGTATTGGTCAATGCCGTGCCTGCCTTAGATGATGACTTACGTGATCCGACCCGTCGGTTTATTTATCTGGTTGATGAGTTTTATGATCGCCGTGTTAAATTGCTGGTTAGAGCGCAGCAGTCGATTTTGGACCTATATCAAGGAGAGAAATTGGCGTTTGAGATTGAACGGACACGCTCGCGCTTACTTGAGATGCAGTCAGAGGATTATCTGCGCATGGAGCATCGGGTCGATGATGCGGCATAATTAAAGCCTCTTCATAGCCGATGATAATCTACAAGTTGTCGATTAAAACACTCATGGTTTTCCATTCAAGTCATTCACACTCAATATTGATATATATTCGTTTGACATAACGTGTTTTTTGACAGTATTGAGAGCCAACCAAAGCATTGGTTTTTTGCATAAAAAGATAATAATAAATAAGGAGCGGTAATGACTACATCCGACGAAAATGATAAAAAACTGTCGACCAAAGACATCACCACTAACAGTATGCCGATTAGCAGTGAAGAAATGATTGGCTGGATCAATTCAAGGCGCAGTATGGGCAATTTGGATACGCCAGCACCCACACATGCCCAAATCGAAACAGCGATTGAGTGTGCGGCGACAGCGCCAGATCATAAAAAACTGCGCCCATGGCGTTTTATAGTGACACAGGGGGACGCCCGTCATGAATTGGGCAATGCCTTGGTCGCAGCGGCTCAAGCTAAAGCGGTGCAAGAGGGCGAAACGCTGTCCGAAAAGGACATCGTAAAAACTCAGGCCATGCCATTAAGAGCGCCCGTCATCATCACAGTTGTCACAAAAATACAAGCGCACAAAAAAGTTCCTCCTTTTGAACAAATGCTAAGTGCGGGTGCAGCTGTACAAAACCTGATTTTGGCGCTAAAAGCCCAAGGTTTTAGTACAGTGTGGCGTACGGGACTGCTATGTAATGAAGCTGCTGTTAAATTATATTTTGACGTTGGTCCAGATGATTATGTGACGGCTTTTGTTTATACTGGCACCAGTCCCAAAAATGAACCCGCCCGTAAACCGATTGATATCGAGTCTTTAGTGCGATTTGAGTCATAATATATCTAAGCGCTGTTTAGTGGCGCTTTTCTCTTGACGAATACCGCTCTCTAAGAAGACAGTCGGTCGTGTAGCAAAAAGATAGATAGCCTCAATACTCCAAAGCGTCATAAGTCATGATAAATAACCCATGATAAATTCTATTAATAATAAATCAGCCAATACGGATAACAGCAAATGACCAGCCCTAATGAGAGCAATAAAGACATAAGTAGCGATAATACTGAGGTGAATACGAATGCCCCTGAAAAGCAAAACAGTCTGCTGGCAGGTATCATCGAACGTGCTACCAAATCGGGTATTGGTCGTAAAAAACTCAATCCTAGCGCGGTAGAATCAGCAGTGGCAAAAAACATGGCGGATATTCACAGCAATCCTACCAAGCTACGTTTGGCGTTTCTAGGCGGTGGTAGTTTTGGTACAGCAATGGCAAACTTGGCTGCACGCAATGGCTGTGATACCACGCTATGGGTACGTAACAAGCGTACGGTAAAAGCGATGATAAAAACGCAGACCAATAAAAAATATTTACCAGGTTATAAGCTTGATGACAGCCTTAAGTACAGCCATGACTTGGCAGCAGCCGTCAAAGACAAAGATATCGTTTTCATCGCTGTGCCTGGCTTAGCTTTTCGTGAGACCCTAAAGAATATTGCACCATTTATCAGTGGTCAGTCTATTGTGTCATTGACCAAAGGTATGGAGAAAGATACTTTTGCCATGATGAGCGACATTATTAAAGATGAGCTACCTGAAGTGAATTTTGGTGTCATGTCGGGGCCAAACCTTGCGATAGAGATCATGAAAAACATGCCATCGGCGACCGTTATCGCCAGTGAGTCTGAGCCCTTGCGCCATGCCGTACAAGCCGCATTACATAGTGCGTTTTTTCGAGTGTTTGCCAGTGATGATGTCAAAGGTGTGGAGCTTGGCGGTGCGCTAAAGAATATCTATGCGATTGCCATGGGAATGGCGGCGGCCTATGATGTCGGTGAAAATACCAAGGCAATGATATTGACTCGTGCTTTGGCAGAGATGAGCCGCTTTGGGGTTGAGGCGGGTGCGAATCCGCTTACCTTCTTAGGATTGTCTGGTGTGGGTGATTTATACGCCACTTGTAGCTCAGAGCTCAGTCGTAACTATCGTATCGGCAACATGCTCGGTCGCGGTATGAGTATTGAGGCCGCGGTGAAAAAACTCGGTCAAACAGCTGAAGGGGTCAATACCATTCAGCAAGTGCATGAGAAAGCTACCAAAGAAGGCATCTACATGCCTATTACCCATGCATTGTATGCGGTCATTTATGAAGATAAAGCAGCATTAGGTGTGGCGTTACATCTCATGGAAGCGGGCTTCCGTAGTGATGTTGAATTTGTAATGGCACATGATCATAGTAATGCGGCGCTAACTGCGCAGATGAAGACGTCAAGCGATAGCACTGATGATGAAAGTGGCGATACTGACAGTAAGTAAAAACCCCAATGTTAAATGATGACGTTGTTCTAAGAATGATTATTCTGCAAACAACGTCATCATGACAATGCATAAAGGAAGGTTATGAAAATTATACTAGTACGTCATGGTCAAGCAGAAGATGAGTCGCGCCCAGACAGCGCGCGCCAGTTAACTGACTTTGGTCAACAGCAAGCAATGCAGACGGCAGAGTATGTGATGACTCACTATCATCCTGATTATTTTGTCGTCAGTCCCTATGATAGAGCACAGCAGACGCTAGCAGCATTTCAGACGCGCGCGCCCAAGGTTCCAGTAATCGTACAGCAAAATATCACGCCTTCTGATGATGCGCGTCAAGCCTTAATAGATATTGCGAATATTGACGCTGAGTGTCTGGTAGTGGTGTGTCATATGTCTATCGTTGCTTATATCGCTGGTTTATTAACCGGTGATTATCCTGAATCATTTTCTCTTGCAGAAGCAAGGGTGTTTGAGATGGAATTTGTAATGGCAGGTATGGCAAAAGAGATTGATCGTTTTGTGCCTGAGCAGCCGTATTGAGATTAGGTCGAATCGTCAGTGATATTGTTGACACTTAGTCTATTGATGCTTAGTGGTGTTAAACTGGCTAAGTAAGGGTTGGCTACTAAAATTTCAGTCGCCAATGCATCAGGTTTTAGCTATTACAGGAGAACAATGATGATAACAAACCAACCTGCATCAGCATGAGATTGTCTGAATCCTATCTTATCCTACATTTAAAGCAGCTTTAATAATTAAGGACACGCTTAGTGTTACATGTTTGGTTACGAGCGCAGCATAGCCCGCTAGCTGTCTGGCATGAAGATATTCAGCAATGGCAAACGGTCGATGGTTGGCAACAGCTACAAGCAATCTATGGTAATTATAAAACCAATGCACAGAAGACTTTGTGTCTATACTTTCCATCAAGCCATATATTGCAGGTAGATACTGAGCTGAATGCGACTCAGCTTAAACAGCTGGGCAATAGCGGCAAGCAATACTTGTTTGAAGAGACATCCTTGACCCCTGTTGAGCAATTGGCGATTCGGCAAATCAGTGAAGCTGATAATCACCAACTGTATGCACTGGCGCAAAGCGATATCGAGTCATGGCAGCAGAGTGCTAAGCTCGCTGGCATGAGCATAACGGCGTTACTGCCTGATTTTTTATTGCTGCCAACGCCAGATGAAGGGGCAGGTCAGCAAGTAACACTGTATCAAGATGAGCAAACCATGCTACTGCGTCAGTCATTGCGACAAGGTATGGCTGTCAGTTATTTGCCCTTGATCTTTGAACGTTTCCCGCATTTAAGTG
Proteins encoded in this region:
- the pncB gene encoding nicotinate phosphoribosyltransferase, which produces MTVTHTSKPFEPIITSLLDNDLYKFTMLQAMLHQFPQTHGVYRFRCRNNKDTLYPLADIKDDLEQQLDNLCELRFLEDELEYLRGLRFMRSDFVDYLELFKLKRRFITVSTDDKGRLFIDIEGPMIQAMFFEVFVLAIVNELYFDALSNASVIEEGQRRLDEKVTLLHQYATEQAKCDANTPPLIIADFGTRRRFSKAWQAHVVETLHKAEPKIVSGTSNVYLAKKLGMTPIGTMAHEFMQAFQALDVRLRDSQKAALEAWVHEYRGDLGIALTDVVGMDAFLRDFDLYFAKLFDGLRHDSGDPYIWGDKAIAHYKNLKIDPRTKILTFSDGLDLDKAWDLHQYFKGQIKTSFGIGTNLTNDMGITPINIVLKLVECNGQPVAKLSDSPGKTMINNDTYLAYLRQVFEVDEPE
- the xseB gene encoding exodeoxyribonuclease VII small subunit; translated protein: MTTPTRKRKKAAPKTFKAAYDILKTNAAELQQQDEPDIDNLMTTVEESIAAYRVCETRINAVQQALDAAFAEEEDKTENSDS
- the xseA gene encoding exodeoxyribonuclease VII large subunit, producing the protein MRKPNLSNMKPAKVLAPAKDLATLEAELAEQENNIEVNLEDTVLRLSDYLSAVDMVIKQTFNHRVWVKAEIRNLSSKGGHYYFELAEKDDDGKVIASCRGNLWRFKAARVLAKFERATGMPLDRDLTVLLKVSAGFHAQYGFSLTIEDIDPSYTLGDLARQYAEMVDRLTGEGLLNLNQQLPVPFDIEHVLVIAPEKAAGLGDFQADADRLARTGACHFHYHNATFQGNHAPSEIRQAIVNAQQQFFDTYKHLPDLLVIIRGGGAVGDLAYLNDYELAALVAEQPIPVWVGIGHERDKVILDEVAHTSFDTPSKVIAAIMTHLAQLVTQTLQYQAQIKQAAQRQLSTAAQQTTRQLSQIQSQTIGQLTALQKDSDYAWRSIQQSAQRQVKQAARLTSELRTQTQAAAYQQLTVAASASQNNQKTIMHSAQQQLIQAQRDSEHLRDIVLLHRPSRVLKQGYTMLTDAKDKQILTSGTQLHPEQTVHILLKDGKAKAQIIDVNINK
- a CDS encoding alpha/beta hydrolase, with the translated sequence MPLIPAPAGVLEVDALWQQDNPNNPNTDTVALLCHPNPLFDGTMNNKVVTTMYRFARDNGMHVVRFNFRGVGQSTGEHDYADGEVVDAMTVLQWIAEQTNARKLWLGGFSFGGYVTARVAEQVLEAPHIWGLGDFEITKIALIAPSVEKNNSSDISLPADKTFEIYGNADEVIDPDNMQAFAERLGIAVSVVEGAGHFFHGRLSELKGLLEKHTFGSDA
- the zapE gene encoding cell division protein ZapE — translated: MSLSPLQRYEQAVSTDEFTRDEQQFKAMSYLDEIHHQLINSAPQKKSFFGFLKSKPTAPTGLYMWGGVGRGKTWMMDMFYDSLTIDRKMRLHFHHFMQRVHQELNKLQGESDPLEKVADIIYAEAVIICFDEFFVSNVSDAMILGDLFTMLFNRGITLVATSNIEPSGLYKDGLHRDRFMPAIAEVERHTTVMNIDSGIDYRLRVLQQAELYESPMTKANHHWLANRFASLSNNQKISNEPITINGREIRINARTEDILFCDFRHLCMEPRSASDFIEIAKQFSTVLVNAVPALDDDLRDPTRRFIYLVDEFYDRRVKLLVRAQQSILDLYQGEKLAFEIERTRSRLLEMQSEDYLRMEHRVDDAA
- a CDS encoding nitroreductase family protein, whose translation is MTTSDENDKKLSTKDITTNSMPISSEEMIGWINSRRSMGNLDTPAPTHAQIETAIECAATAPDHKKLRPWRFIVTQGDARHELGNALVAAAQAKAVQEGETLSEKDIVKTQAMPLRAPVIITVVTKIQAHKKVPPFEQMLSAGAAVQNLILALKAQGFSTVWRTGLLCNEAAVKLYFDVGPDDYVTAFVYTGTSPKNEPARKPIDIESLVRFES
- a CDS encoding NAD(P)H-dependent glycerol-3-phosphate dehydrogenase, which produces MTSPNESNKDISSDNTEVNTNAPEKQNSLLAGIIERATKSGIGRKKLNPSAVESAVAKNMADIHSNPTKLRLAFLGGGSFGTAMANLAARNGCDTTLWVRNKRTVKAMIKTQTNKKYLPGYKLDDSLKYSHDLAAAVKDKDIVFIAVPGLAFRETLKNIAPFISGQSIVSLTKGMEKDTFAMMSDIIKDELPEVNFGVMSGPNLAIEIMKNMPSATVIASESEPLRHAVQAALHSAFFRVFASDDVKGVELGGALKNIYAIAMGMAAAYDVGENTKAMILTRALAEMSRFGVEAGANPLTFLGLSGVGDLYATCSSELSRNYRIGNMLGRGMSIEAAVKKLGQTAEGVNTIQQVHEKATKEGIYMPITHALYAVIYEDKAALGVALHLMEAGFRSDVEFVMAHDHSNAALTAQMKTSSDSTDDESGDTDSK
- a CDS encoding SixA phosphatase family protein, which gives rise to MKIILVRHGQAEDESRPDSARQLTDFGQQQAMQTAEYVMTHYHPDYFVVSPYDRAQQTLAAFQTRAPKVPVIVQQNITPSDDARQALIDIANIDAECLVVVCHMSIVAYIAGLLTGDYPESFSLAEARVFEMEFVMAGMAKEIDRFVPEQPY